The following DNA comes from Fusarium fujikuroi IMI 58289 draft genome, chromosome FFUJ_chr03.
AGCTGTGAGCTGGGTACGATCTTGGTTCTGACTCTCCTCGCTGAAGATGGTAGACTGGAAGGGCGCGAATCGAGCATCGAGTTGACAGAGCTCCTCAAAGCCCTGGAAGCAGGTTGTATAAAGGGTTTGGTAGCTCTGAGTAGCAGCGACTCGAGGTTCCCATATCAACGACTTTGAATGGGCAGCCTTTTGCGCCTTGACGTTGAGAGTGGACTTCGAATTGGCAGCCACCTGCGCCAATTGAGCAGCGAGAGCAGTCGCCATGATTTAAAGGGCTGCGACTCAGGCTCTGGGCGGTAGATGGCGTAAGGATGTCGATGAGATGGTCACTGGCAGCATTAGAGTGCAGCAGGTTTGAAAATATTTTGGCGACTACGAAAAGAACTTTGTTATCGATAAGAAACGCACGGGTTCCACAGCTACCCCACATAGGGACTAACTCCCTAGCTACCTTCCTTACCTAGTACTTCGTGACGTTAAGACAAACGAGGAATATTCCTACCTGGACTTTCTCTGGGTAAGGTAGATATGCGAGCTTTGAATTGCAAATAtgattattactattatcgCTATTTCATTCGAAGTCCAATATACTAAGTCTCGACGGAGTCGGTCCCATATCTCCCTCTACTATAGTTGGCGCTATATCCTTCTGGCCCCTAGGTCCCCACCATCCAACTGGCTGCATTGATTAGAAGAACATTGACTCAACAATGGGCTACTTTCTATATGCCTCAGGGTGAAGGAAACTTCTGGGATTAACTCGgagtgccaaaataaactggTCTAAACGGCCTCTAAGTCGGCATGAACTTACCCAAATATTTTCATCACTCAGAGAAGAGGTCCTAAGTGTTTCTGCTTCCCCTTGACATGATATCAGATTCTATACTGGTTGTCAAGTACACTGCTAATGGGGCACAACTAGTTAAGACCTGAAGTTGGTAGGAAGTGGATAATTTCCGATTTATGAAACAagaaataggtaaataaTGCTTTGAAAGATACATATTCCGCTCGCTGAGGCCTCCAAACCCTGTTTATGTGGATAGAAAGGAAAGATAATGCATGTCTTAGTCCAATGTTCGACTTAAAAAAGATACTATGTTATTGGCTCGAAACCCCCACAATGCGCAGAGGAGCACATGAGAAACGGGTGGGACAAGGCCTGTTAGAAATCAACATTTAAGCCGCAGGTTTCTGGTGACTTGTTAATCTATTTAACCGCACGATTGAGGCTGTTAGGGTCGCAAAGTCTCCCCTTCTGATAGAGCTTAAATCTGACGTTTTCCGCGACGACGAGAGCTTCTACGGAATCAAAACACTTTTACCACGTCCTAATATGGCTGTAAGCAACGCCCAACTTGCAGTCAAcgccaaaaagaaaaagctCACACATCACAGTCGACAGTTCCCCAGGTCGTTCTCTTCGGAGACTCTTTGTTCCAACAATGCTCAGATATCCAGGACGGCTTCTCTTTCCAAGCTGCTCTCCAGTCTGGTGAGAATCCAACATAAGTGACCGCATAGGAAGCGGCCTGACTTGCTGCAGATTTCATTCGACGTTTGGATATTGTGAACCGGGGATACTCGGGTTTCAACACCGACATCGCTCTGAGATATCTCCCTGAAATCTTCCCGGAACGAACAGCCTCATCACCTAAGATGGACTATCTGGTACGGTGCCGCCATATGAAGCGAAGAATGCGTAGCTAAAAATGAACAGGTTCTCCTGTTTGGCGCAAATGATGCTGTGCTTCCTGGCGCTATCACCAAGCAGCATGTTCCTATAGATCGGTACAAGGAAAACCTCACTAAGATCATCAACCACCCGCGCATCGCTGCTCACAAGCCCCAGATTCTGCTGGTGACGCCCCCTCCCCTGAATGAGATCAAGACGACCCCTCGATCGATCGAGAATGGCCACCAAGGAGCAGTTCGCAAGTCGGCCATTAGCGCTGCCTACTCCAAGGTGGCTCGTGAGGTCGCGCGAGAGAATCCTGGGGTTATTCTGGTTGACCTTTGGAAGGCCCAGATGGACAAGGCCATCTCCCTTACTCCTGACGATTACACCCCTGGTGGACCATGGCTAGGCGACCCCGAGAACGGTAAGCAGGGTGGCCTGGATACTCTCCTTCACGACGGGCTCCATATGAGCGGATCTGGTTATCAGGTATTCTATGAAAGCCTTAAGCCATTTATCGGTAAGGAGTGGCACGGCCTCGCGGACGATGATCGCAAAGGGTTTGTGATACCAGATTGGCGAGAACTGCTGGAGCTCAAGCCCAATCTGAACACTGGCGATTAGATGGGATGCAGATTATGACATTTGACATCAGAGGCACTGATTGAGTACAAAGTGTCTAGATATACGCGTTGCGCAGAGTTTCTTGTGTCTTTGATCCAACGTTCCAGCAATGAAGCGTGAGCGAGGCTTGAGGTATGCCAAGACAATTTCACCCACTACCTTACTTAGTACTGCATAGGTGACGACGGTTCGAGGCACTGGAACCCGTAGACCTCCAATCGTATCCCCCTTAGTGGCTAGCCCCCCTGACGTTTAATGCTTACAGTGGGTTACTTCAACACGCCACAGGCGCTAGAAGAACCGCCACGTTAGCGCGTTGTCTCAACTACCTACTCAGGCCTCGAGTTGCTCCCGTCCGTTTCTTGAATTCAATCCACACCAGCGCCATCTGAACATCCTTTCGGACTTCAACCTTTGATAATTCTCCTGTTTTCAACTCCTGACGTACCTCTACGACCTCGGATACGCCTCAAGATTCCCCTCAAGCTTACGAACACACGGTGTCGACTGTTACCCCTCCGTAAAAGCCACCCACGATCCCAGCTGCTTTCAACCTCTCGCCCGCTTTACACCATTCATTTACACCTAACTTCGATCCCTATCGTTCATATCAGGATCGGCCTATGTCAAATCTGGCCAATTTCCTACTTTCCATCTCTCATCAACTGTGACGCCTATATTCTTAGCCCTCTTCAAATACGATAGTTGCTTCTATCAGTAGCTTGTCTCGCAACACTCGCCAGTAAACGAGCACGCCTCGCCGATCGTCACGTCCACAACTATCACGACCCTAAGTCGCACTCTCGACCTGGGCACCTTTTTAATCGACCCTTGAATACCAAATATACGTCAAGCTACTTACCCGCCGCTCATTTGAGGCTACTACTCACCACGGCCAGGCGATTATCGAGATCGCACTCTGCTTGTCGAGGGCCCTGTGGTCTACACTAGGCGATGCGGCGGGGAGGGAGGACCTCGTGAACTAAATCTTAACTGGGGATCGAGGTCGGAAGTACCAATTGTTTTTATTGTCGAAAAACTTGTGCTGGATCAAAGCTCATGCTGTACGATTGAAGCCATTGTCTGTTCTGCCCTTCTCTACTAGCGCCTCCAAATCCCCCTCGTCTCTCGATTTCCCTCTCCCTATCCTTGTTAGTCGAGCCACCAGCCCTCGATCTGCAGTCAATCGGCGTTCTCTACACCTGGAATTGGAGCCTTGTTGTCCAATCAGACCTGACCTGGGGATGGATCCTAGATTTCCAGTCTCTCGCGAAGATCTGTACAGTCTGCAGATGGAAGTGAAGCAAGTGCAATATACTCAGAGCAATCATGCTGAACGGCTTCTTCGATTGGAAAAGAAACAGGCGGATGATGCCGCATTGAAGTCTGTCTGGAACTCTCCCTTTCCAGGTGTCTTGAGTGGCACACCTCAAACAGGTGAGTTCTCAGCCTGTTGACATTTTGATCATTCCCTTACAAAATTTAGGACCTGTTTCCATTCCACACAATGACATGTTTGATGACTTGGATGAGCAAGGTGAGGAGCTTCTaggatctcttcatcttggaccAGCAGAGGAAGAGCCGGTTCGCCGAGGCGCTGCTTCGCGGGCTAATAGTGTTCGATTCGACGAAAGCGCCCTGCACGGATCCAGTTGGGGAGGCCCAAGCAATCGTCACTCTGGAGACTTTGGCCCTGTTCGTCCCGGAAGTGGCCTTATGATGGAGCGCTCATTATCTCACAAGTCGGATGGACGACACAGTTCTGCTGGACATTCAGTCCACTCTCACCACTCCATTGCTTCTGGCCGGGCTAGCAGCTTAGGCCTTGATAATAACTTTGCTGttggcgacgacgacgattcGTTCGACATTCCTGGCCCCCCTGCGGCGTTTTATGTCCTCGGGACAGTCCCTTCGATCGTTCGATGTTGGTTAACCACCAACTTTGGACACTCAACACTCCTCTACGCCGACGTTTGCAGTGGCTCGCAAAAGTCCACGGTTGAGTATTCTCTCCTCAGAGAGTTGGATCTTGTCGATCAGATCCATCGCGAGGTTGACGGTGCATATCGCGTTAGGTTGAATGTCTACTTTGCAGAGGCTGTGGTGACGCATCATGGCAGTCGTTCTAGTAGCCCTCATGGGCCTGTCCCTTCAATCACGGTCTTTTTCGAGGTCCTTGGAGTGACAGAGCAGCCTATTCAGGCCGTAGATCGCAAAGCCATTCGAATTTACTTGGGCAGCGATGCTCTCAGAGCCCATTCCGCAGATATTCTATTTTCCCAGAATACTATGACCCTTCGTGGC
Coding sequences within:
- a CDS encoding related to IAH1 Isoamyl acetate hydrolytic enzyme yields the protein MASTVPQVVLFGDSLFQQCSDIQDGFSFQAALQSDFIRRLDIVNRGYSGFNTDIALRYLPEIFPERTASSPKMDYLVLLFGANDAVLPGAITKQHVPIDRYKENLTKIINHPRIAAHKPQILLVTPPPLNEIKTTPRSIENGHQGAVRKSAISAAYSKVAREVARENPGVILVDLWKAQMDKAISLTPDDYTPGGPWLGDPENGKQGGLDTLLHDGLHMSGSGYQVFYESLKPFIGKEWHGLADDDRKGFVIPDWRELLELKPNLNTGD